The Saprospiraceae bacterium genome includes a window with the following:
- a CDS encoding DUF4249 family protein: MSMSILFLSKCVDPINLINDENAKTVLVIDAKMIKYKETGRILVDLIQSSFNTDRSFAFIADEVSVINSAGNKLVLNRYAIGRYSANETASFKFTYGQKYKIRVFNNNGDTYESSFEELYPSPSIQKTSFKYEPGVKEGLSLSVNTTLNNENKNKILKWDLFQVFKMTEQKFGGPNLRTCYFSNTLNKTKVSLIDANNLEVNKALDLTVVKDIVDHEYSEGSYITIVQQAIDKKAQSYFIAYNNLVQREGNIFETPPGALPTNFKCVSDTTKLVTGYFFATQQDTARIFLSPDQLGNPSRLCPIPPNEASDCPAVQCCNCLLFKNASLVRPSYWR; this comes from the coding sequence ATGTCAATGTCAATACTGTTTCTGTCAAAATGTGTTGACCCAATCAACCTCATTAATGATGAAAATGCCAAAACAGTGTTGGTCATTGATGCAAAAATGATAAAATACAAAGAAACAGGAAGAATATTGGTGGACTTGATTCAGTCTTCATTCAATACGGACAGGTCTTTTGCTTTTATAGCTGATGAAGTTTCTGTGATCAATTCAGCCGGCAATAAACTTGTACTAAACCGATACGCCATTGGCCGCTATTCAGCCAATGAAACTGCGAGTTTTAAGTTTACTTATGGTCAAAAGTATAAAATACGGGTATTTAACAATAATGGAGATACTTATGAATCCTCATTTGAGGAGTTGTACCCTTCACCTTCGATACAAAAAACTTCTTTTAAGTACGAGCCCGGTGTCAAGGAAGGTCTTAGCCTGTCGGTCAACACAACGTTAAATAATGAAAATAAAAACAAAATATTAAAATGGGACTTATTTCAGGTATTTAAGATGACCGAACAAAAATTTGGTGGCCCGAATTTAAGGACTTGCTATTTTTCAAATACACTAAACAAAACTAAAGTCAGTCTTATAGATGCCAACAATCTTGAGGTCAACAAAGCTTTGGATTTGACGGTGGTCAAAGACATTGTTGATCACGAATACTCTGAGGGTTCTTATATTACTATTGTGCAGCAAGCTATTGATAAAAAAGCACAATCATATTTTATAGCATATAACAACCTTGTCCAAAGAGAAGGAAATATATTTGAGACACCTCCGGGAGCACTGCCTACAAATTTTAAATGTGTATCAGACACTACAAAGCTTGTGACAGGATACTTTTTTGCCACTCAACAGGATACAGCGAGAATATTTTTAAGTCCCGATCAATTGGGAAATCCTTCAAGACTTTGCCCGATACCACCCAATGAAGCCAGCGATTGTCCCGCAGTGCAGTGTTGCAATTGTTTATTATTCAAAAATGCCAGTCTGGTGAGGCCTTCATACTGGAGATAA